A genomic region of Bactrocera dorsalis isolate Fly_Bdor chromosome 3, ASM2337382v1, whole genome shotgun sequence contains the following coding sequences:
- the LOC105230643 gene encoding transcription factor grauzone, with amino-acid sequence MFCKLCDKYSDGLLGIFDEEGVQMGIADIIGLHFWFKLHSDDDIYAAICPSCWLKLNDFHQFYKMVEQAHSVLADNSIKKEPLSELMDIEFIDPNVTIKKEPEEKTNSKAKKSTDNSSEEINQFCELEMPSSISNEATNTETDLLNPFSELSSLKIKNDIVVKLEFKNDENNLPKMADIQSTNSEIRKKQKYVTLQILGSKKIKRKNEGDKSAKPNECPKKIKSRSNIKSSSEDKEMVKKYIPMICELCTFISEDFSSVRKHFQKQHPKIRSYVRCCNKKLFHPIEIVRHAYKHDNPEFFRCKDCKKNFAEQSTLSRHMITAHAPEEELNYNCDQCPKRFPCQKKLEIHKNSHVPQNERIFVCDLCPNSRFASNDILKIHVCKQHGRPTNICHVCAKEMRDKASFEKHVRSHFDDGGPKVKCTLDGCDRWLKDEDNLRRHIRRLHTKDQKAVTCETCGRECKNQDALTRHKYRVHSNIVFTCEECKKTFKRAIHLREHMAQHTGEILYKCPFCTRTSNSNMHSHKKKMHPLEWENWKKTNNGSSQQILSNQQENTQNLYSLYNN; translated from the exons atgttttgcAAACTATGTGACAAATATTCAGATGGTTTGCTAGGCATATTCGATGAAGAAGGTGTTCAAATGGGTATTGCTGATATTATCGGGTTACACTTTTGGTTTAAG ttacaTTCTGATGATGACATATATGCAGCGATTTGCCCATCGTGCTGGTTAAAACTAAACGACTTTcaccaattttataaaatggtaGAGCAGGCTCATTCAGTACTTGCTGATAACAGCATAAAAAAGGAGCCCCTAAGTGAATTAATGGACATTGAATTTATTGATCCTAATGTAACTATTAAAAAAGAACCCGAAGAAAAGACAAATTCGAAGGCTAAAAAGTCCACAGACAACTCGAGTGAGGAGATAAATCAATTTTGCGAACTAGAAATGCCCTCTTCAATTAGTAACGAAGCAACAAATACTGAAACGGACTTGCTAAATCCTTTTAGTGAACTAAGCtcccttaaaataaaaaatgatatcgTCGTGAAACTGGAATTTAAAAATGATGAAAACAATTTGCCTAAGATGGCag ACATACAATCAACAAATTCAGaaatcagaaaaaaacaaaaatacgttACACTTCAAATATTAGgctctaaaaaaattaagcgTAAAAATGAAGGAGATAAATCTGCAAAACCAAATGAATGTCCGAAAAAGATTAAAAGTCGATCAAATATTAAATCAAGTTCGGAAGACAAAGAGatggttaaaaaatatattcctatGATCTGCGAGTTGTGCACATTTATCAGCGAGGACTTTTCTTCTGTTAGAAAACACTTCCAAAAACAGCATCCAAAAATAAGATCATACGTAAGATGTTGCAATAAGAAATTATTTCACCCTATTGAGATCGTACGTCATGCGTATAAACACGACAATCCTGAATTCTTTAG GTGTAAagactgtaaaaaaaattttgcggaACAGTCAACACTCTCCCGTCATATGATAACTGCCCATGCACCAGAGGAGGAACTAAATTACAATTGTGATCAATGTCCTAAGAGATTTCCTTGCCAAAAGAAACttgaaattcataaaaactCGCATGTGCCCCAGAACGAGCGAATATTCGTTTGTGACCTATGTCCTAATAGTCGCTTCGCCAGTaatgatattttgaaaattcacgTATGCAAGCAACACGGTCGACCAACCAATATTTGTCATGTGTGCGCTAAAGAGATGCGCGATAAAGCGTCATTTGAAAAGCATGTACGGTCGCATTTCGATGATGGTGGTCCGAAGGTAAAATGCACATTGGATGGTTGTGATCGTTGGCTCAAGGATGAAGATAATCTTCGACGACATATACGAAGATTACATACCAAAGATCAAAAAGCGGTCACATGTGAAACATGCGGACGGGAATGTAAAAATCAAGATGCTTTAACAAGACATAAATATCGGGTTCATTCAAATATCGTATTTACCTGCGAGGAATGCAAAAAGACTTTTAAGCGAGCGATTCATTTGCgg GAACATATGGCACAACATACTGGTGAAATTCTTTACAAATGTCCATTTTGTACGCGTACTTCCAATTCAAATATGCATTCGCATAAAAAGAAAATGCATCCCCTAGAATGggagaattggaaaaaaacaaataatggaagtTCACAGCAGATATTGAGTAATCAACAGGAAAATACACAAAACTTGTATTCATTATATAACAATTAA
- the LOC105230642 gene encoding LOW QUALITY PROTEIN: transcription factor grauzone (The sequence of the model RefSeq protein was modified relative to this genomic sequence to represent the inferred CDS: deleted 1 base in 1 codon), which yields MLCRLCLKDSDCCLEIFDVNGEQLEIAEILKRHFWFQPVPNDTISTLICRICWLKVSDFHQFYLAIEQAQSSLSDTCVKLETVTVTEQDFTQQSVQIKEECLEFLRVNEKVEESVNPLYEAELEHSMNEDSEEDEIKTKEIKNESNAVNITEKTPRQTRKYVRRTQSKKRLGKSKLDEDEEDSEDDDDDDEQEKPKRQKVITSTPQDDAMVKKHIPMGCELCTFVGEDFTAMAKHFRLQHPMIKPYIRCCNKKLNKRFKVVQHAYKHEDPDFFKCQDCQKVFSDRYTLKSHMIAAHAPEEELNFACDQCPKKFSRKHLLELHRPSHVPMDERSFICDQCPNSRFASNHLLKIHISMRHRRATNVCHVCAKEIRDKASFEKHVRLHFEDSGPRVKCPRPDCDRWLKDEENLRQHMRRHNDEGLVFKCDECNRVCKNRRALRSHILYVHSNEVFTCEECNKTFKKAITLREHMAQHTGESLYKCPFCTRTFNSNANMHSHKKKMHPIEWDVWRKTKQGSSQQLISKQQSTL from the exons ATGTTATGCCGACTCTGTTTAAAAGATTCTGATTGctgtttggaaatatttgacgtCAATGGCGAACAACTGGAAATTGCGGAGATATTGAAACGACACTTCTGGTTCCAG CCTGTGCCTAATGACACCATTTCAACGTTGATATGTCGAATTTGTTGGTTAAAAGTAAGCGATTTCCATCAATTTTATTTGGCAATAGAACAAGCGCAATCGAGTCTAAGTGATACCTGCGTGAAACTTGAAACCGTAACTGTGACTGAACAGGATTTTACTCAACAGTCTGTTCAAATTAAAGAGGAATGTTTAGAATTTTTACGCGTAAATGAGAAAGTTGAAGAATCTGTTAATCCATTATATGAAGCCGAACTTGAGCATAGTATGAATGAGGATTCAGAAGAAGatgaaataaaaaccaaagaaattaaaaatgagtcaaaTGCTGTAAACATAACAG AAAAAACACCGAGACAAACGCGGAAATATGTGCGAAGGACACAATCTAAAAAAAGACTGGGAAAGAGTAAACTGGATGAAGATGAAGAGGACAGtgaagatgatgatgatgatgatgagcaGGAGAAACCAAAACGGCAAAAAGTTATTACCTCAACGCCACAAGACGATGCTATGGTT AAAAAACACATTCCCATGGGTTGTGAACTTTGTACATTTGTGGGCGAAGACTTCACCGCAATGGCTAAACATTTCCGTTTGCAACATCCCATGATTAAACCGTACATTCGTTgctgcaacaaaaaattaaataaacggTTCAAAGTTGTTCAGCACGCGTATAAACACGAAGATCCTGATTTTTTTAA atgTCAGGATTGCCAAAAAGTTTTTTCTGATCGGTACACTTTAAAATCTCATATGATTGCTGCGCATGCCCCAGAGGAAGAACTCAATTTCGCCTGTGACCAATGTCCCAAAAAGTTTTCACGAAAACATTTATTAGAGTTACATCGGCCTTCACATGTACCAATGGATGAGCGTTCTTTTATATGTGATCAATGTCCAAACAGTCGATTTGCTAGCaatcatttattgaaaattcaCATAAGCATGCGTCATCGTCGGGCTACTAACGTTTGTCATGTGTGCGCTAAAGAGATTCGAGATAAAGCATCATTTGAAAAACATGTACGTTTACATTTCGAAGACAGCGGACCTCGTGTTAAATGTCCACGACCTGATTGCGATCGATGGCTTAAGGATGAAGAAAATTTGCGGCAGCATATGCGTCGACATAATGATGAGGGACTGGTTTTCAAGTGTGATGAATGTAACCGTGTTTGCAAAAATCGTCGCGCATTACGAAGTCATATACTTTATGTGCACTCAAATGAAGTTTTTACCTGTGAGGAGTGtaataaaactttcaaaaaagcaATTACTTTGAGG GAACATATGGCGCAGCATACTGGTGAAAGCCTCTACAAGTGTCCATTTTGTACTCGAACTTTCAATTCAAATGCTAATATGCACTCGCATAAGAAGAAAATGCACCCTATTGAATGGGATGTGTGGCGAAAAACGAAACAAGGGAGTTCACAGCAGTTGATAAGTAAACAACAGAGcactttgtaa